The following coding sequences lie in one Arachis ipaensis cultivar K30076 chromosome B03, Araip1.1, whole genome shotgun sequence genomic window:
- the LOC107632909 gene encoding uncharacterized protein LOC107632909, which yields MASDAGQAQYNHQADFLAGRYSFDARYPFYTYSGASGGFVSSDSSRSDGGRGVLNSQNPNRLSMTMIEENAKTFEHETAEYLVDEPDDEEDEDDEDEDMDEEDDEDVDQDEESRNASGDTCTPGETGKGYNLRIDPPRRSASRYTPSVIKKAAKKCKNIVNFGKIICLLYCYQFLWVAYSGDRVDPDIIPAKIYMHSLIWSATVPLWTNRYNHVLTDEPMMPQQPLDTYMYWYRSKYGDHLNLSDLAV from the exons ATGGCCTCAGATGCCGGCCAAGCACAATATAACCACCAGGCCGACTTCCTGGCGGGTAGGTACTCGTTTGACGCGAGGTATCCATTTTATACCTACTCAGGTGCTTCTGGAGGGTTCGTATCTAGTGATTCTAGTAGGAGTGACGGTGGTCGAGGAGTTCTGAATAGTCAAAATCCGAACCGTTTATCAATGACTATGATTGAAGAAAATGCTAAGACTTTTGAGCATGAGACTGCTGAGTACTTAGTGGATGAGCCAGATGACGAGGAAGACGAAGACGATGAGGATGAGGACATGGATGAGGAAGATGACGAGGACGTGGACCAGGATGAAGAATCCCGTAATGCCTCAG GTGACACCTGCACTCCAGGTGAGACAGGCAAAGGCTACAATCTCAGGATTGATCCACCACGTCGTAGCGCTAGTCGATACACTCCGTCCGTGATAAAAAAGGCCGCAAAGAAATGCAAGAACATTGTGAACTTTGGAAAAATTATTTGCTTACTTTACTGTTACCAGTTTTTGTGGGTTGCATATTCTGGTGATCGTGTTGATCCGGACATAATTCCTGCTAAGATCTACATGCACTCATTGATTTGGAGTGCAACGGTGCCACTG TGGACAAACAGGTATAATCACGTTCTTACTGATGAACCCATGATGCCACAACAGCCATTAGATACTTATATGTACTGGTACCGTTCAAAGTATGGTGATCACTTGAACTTGTCGGATCTTGCGGTCTAA
- the LOC107632908 gene encoding uncharacterized protein LOC107632908, which produces MHAPEFPDYMSAEVLFFADGEFTVGMEFSSREAIIKAMKEYTLRRSVDYRVYESEPLTFYAKCTQYGSGCDWLIRVNMTSRKHCWVIRRYNGSHTCTRATISQDHSKLDSNTIAEAIKPLVEADPSLKVKSVIAEVQSKFNYTVSYRKTWLAKQKSIEKIFGGWEVSYEALPIWFEAMCNKEPSAVVHFETMPAYQGDDLVTDIRVLHRVFWSYYPCIRAFRHCKPVVQVDGTHLYGKYKGCLLVAVSQDGNNNIVPIAFAIVEGETSDAWHFFLSNLRQHVVTRDGVGLILDRHESINAAVERSHGAWSPPRAFHMFCIRHIESNFLRKFKAPYLQKFVVNIGYSRTVREYELRYQRLRERGEAYTNWLNRIPREQYALAFDGGYRWGHMTTNLVECINSVLKGARNLPITALVKATFYRLNELFTWKRAEAEARINAGHVFTAHVTSKIHANQLASGNIQVNCFDRQNEVFEVREMPSGVVYAIDLRGQRCDCGEFQVDRIPCRHVFACCANQRLDWQVYVHDVYKMDQVRRVYRARFQPLGNPTTWPSYTGPRFVPNPYLRRVSKGRPRMTRFLNEMDTRMLRRPRRCRQCGAEGHSRSRCRQGGPPGTDNNAQ; this is translated from the exons ATGCATGCTCCGGAGTTTCCAGACTATATGAGTGCAG AAGTTCTTTTTTTCGCAGATGGTGAGTTCACCGTGGGGATGGAATTCAGTTCCAGGGAAGCTATTATTAAGGCGATGAAGGAGTATACCCTCCGAAGATCTGTAGACTACCGTGTGTATGAGTCGGAGCCGTTGACATTTTATGCGAAGTGTACACAGTATGGGTCagggtgtgattggcttatcagagTTAACATGACCAGCAGAAAGCACTGTTGGGTTATTAGGAGGTACAACGGCAGTCACACTTGTACCAGAGCAACCATCTCTCAGGATCATTCCAAGCTGGATTCAAATACGATTGCCGAAGCCATAAAGCCATTGGTTGAGGCTGACCCCTCTTTAAAGGTAAAATCAGTTATTGCAGAAGTGCAATCGAAGTTCAACTACACGGTCAGCTATCGAAAAAcgtggttggcaaagcagaagtccATTGAGAAGATATTTGGAGGTTGGGAAGTATCGTACGAAGCGTTGCCCATATGGTTCGAGGCCATGTGTAATAAGGAACCATCAGCTGTCGTCcattttgagactatgcctgCATATCAAGGGGATGATCTGGTAACTGATATCCGGGTATTGCATCGAGTCTTTTGGAGCTATTACCCATGCATTAGAGCATTCAGACACTGTAAGCCAGTTGTCCAGGTGGACGGGACTCACTTATACGGAAAGTATAAGGGTTGCTTGTTAGTGGCCGTTTCGCAGGATGGTAACAACAATATTGTCCCTATTGCATTTGCCATTGTCGAAGGAGAGACCTCTGATGCTTGGCACTTTTTCCTCAGTAACCTACGTCAACATGTTGTGACTCGGGATGGTGTGGGTCTGATATTGGACCGACATGAGTCCATAAATGCAGCGGTGGAACGTAGTCACGGAGCTTGGTCACCTCCTAGAGCTTTCCACATGTTTTGCATCAGGCATATAGAATCGAACTTTCTGAGAAAATTCAAGGCACCCTATCTGCAAAAGTTTGTCGTCAATATAG GGTATTCGCGGACGGTTCGTGAGTATGAACTGCGTTACCAGCGTTTACGAGAGCGAGGCGAGGCGTATACTAACTGGTTAAACCGTATTCCCCGTGAACAGTATGCGTTGGCATTCGACGGTGGCTACCGTTGGGGTCACATGACGACTAATCTTGTGGAGTGCATCAACTCAGTAttgaagggtgcacgcaatctCCCAATCACTGCACTTGTGAAAGCAACGTTCTACAGACTTAATGAGTTGTTCACATGGAAAAGAGCAGAAGCGGAGGCGAGGATTAATGCAGGCCATGTTTTTACGGCGCATGTGACCTCCAAAATTCATGCAAATCAACTTGCATCAGGAAACATTCAGGTTAATTGCTTTGACAGGCAGAATGAGGTATTTGAAGTGCGTGAGATGCCAAGTGGAGTGGTATATGCTATTGATCTCCGTGGTCAGAGATGTGACTGTGGTGAGTTCCAGGTGGACCGGATTCCTTGCCGGCATGTGTTTGCATGTTGTGCAAACCAACGACTAGATTGGCAAGTATATGTGCATGACGTTTATAAGATGGACCAGGTCAGGCGCGTGTATCGGGCTAGGTTTCAGCCATTAGGGAATCCTACTACGTGGCCTTCTTACACTGGTCCCCGATTCGTACCGAACCCGTACCTGAGACGCGTTTCCAAAGGTCGGCCCAGGATGACgcgcttcttgaatgagatggacacaCGTATGCTACGCCGTCCGAGGCGGTGTAGGCAATGTGGAGCTGAGGGACACAGTCGTAGTAGATGCCGTCAGGGAGGTCCTCCAGGTACCGACAATAATGCCCAGTAG